One genomic window of Psychrobacter cibarius includes the following:
- a CDS encoding amino acid ABC transporter permease gives MLASITSMLAELLALLPFMDPARAQIVINSFWPMLKGGIYYSIPLALISFAIGMAIALTVALIRIVPRAGWFHEIIYRLARIYVSAIRGTPMLVQLFIIFYGLPSIGVKLDPFPSAIIAFSLNIGAYASETVRASILSIPKGQWEAGSTVGLTYLQTFRHVILPQALRVSVPPLSNTFISLVKDTSLASLVLVTELFKQAQIITARNYEFMLVYTEAAIIYWGICLFLTFIQGKLETRLDRYVAK, from the coding sequence ATGCTAGCGTCTATCACGTCAATGCTAGCTGAGTTACTGGCACTACTACCATTTATGGATCCTGCGCGGGCGCAAATTGTCATCAATTCATTTTGGCCAATGCTTAAAGGCGGTATTTATTATTCGATACCGCTGGCGTTGATCTCATTTGCGATTGGTATGGCTATTGCGCTGACAGTAGCGCTGATTCGTATCGTACCGCGTGCTGGCTGGTTCCATGAAATCATATACAGACTTGCGCGTATTTATGTGTCCGCCATTCGCGGGACACCGATGCTGGTTCAGCTATTTATTATTTTCTACGGCTTGCCAAGTATCGGAGTAAAGCTTGATCCTTTTCCCTCAGCGATTATTGCCTTTTCGCTCAATATTGGCGCGTATGCATCGGAGACGGTGCGTGCCTCTATTTTGTCCATTCCAAAAGGGCAGTGGGAAGCAGGCTCGACCGTAGGCTTGACGTATCTACAAACCTTTCGTCATGTCATTTTGCCGCAAGCACTTCGGGTGTCAGTACCCCCGTTATCCAATACCTTTATTAGCCTAGTAAAAGACACCTCTTTGGCGTCATTGGTATTGGTGACTGAGCTATTTAAGCAGGCACAAATCATCACGGCACGTAACTATGAATTTATGTTGGTCTATACTGAAGCGGCGATTATTTATTGGGGTATTTGTCTGTTCTTAACCTTTATTCAAGGTAAGCTTGAAACCAGACTTGATCGCTATGTGGCGAAATAA